A stretch of DNA from Tigriopus californicus strain San Diego chromosome 11, Tcal_SD_v2.1, whole genome shotgun sequence:
GAATGCAATTAAAAATAATTACAAGTACTCTGAATTCAAGAAATAACGATGTAATAGCATTCACAATTCAATCACCGACCTGTTAGCTTCCTGTCACTTGAAGTAAAATTTAAAAATCTGACCTAAAGGCTGATTTGTGTTTGCTTTAAACAGAGTCGTGTTTTTTTGAATACGGTGCTGGTCATTTTGCCTTCAATTAAAAGAGGCCTCAATTTGATCGAGCAATAACTTTAAAAAGCTTGGTTATATAAAAAACTTAGCTTAGATAACTAGTTTAAATGAAAAGTTTAGATAAGTTCTCCTGTTTCCGACCCATAATGATCTACAGAGAACACCAGGCTTTTAATGAGCCAGATGTTGCTGAATGTATTTTGTTGAAGGATCCCTTCATAATATCCCAATGTAACGGCTTACTGCAATGTTTATGTCAAAAATCTTATAGAGTTACAATTTACTCAGTTTTACAGTATTCATTattgataaaagaaaagtGCTACAGATGCTTGAATTAAACAAAGTAACAAGCTAGGCGTCCAAACAAAGTCTCCATACTAAAAATTATTCTCCGTGATGACTGCGTAGTACGTACAATCCAGTGGTCAAACCCACCAACCTTCTCCTTGTGTCTTACATTTCAGAGCAATGACTAGCAAGAGCCTTAGCTTGTCTCTTCTCTGCATGATTCCATTCCTGGGGATCACTCAGCCCGCCATCATCACCGCCCCGTCCGCCCAAGAGTACTTGGGCCAATTCCAATACTTCCGCACGTGGACAGACAAAAGAAGACTGATCGTTGTTCATGGGAAAGATGCGGACATGGATCGAATGCTTCAAGATGCCATTTATCAGTACAGATGTGATCTggccacaaggaacatcaatATTggtattcctttttttttcaacttgtaCTGGCAGGGTTGAGTCAGGAAAACCGGTTTTTAGGTAACCTTGAGGTTGAAGGGTTATGGTCTGACTACTAGGTTAAGTTCTGATGACTAGGTGTAAGATTCGGAAAATGGAGGCGAAACCCCTCCTTTGGGATTTTTGTCAGAGAACACCTGATCCAGAATTAGAATGCTAGAAttgtaatccccagcactacAAGATGGAATTAGAGTTCTGATATGTGTTTATATTCCCATAATATCTCATCCATAAAGATGAATCTTTTCCCCGGGTTTGAACCCTAGACTTTATATCTTTGCTCCATTCACTTTGGATCTTGGGCCGCTTACCAAAACCACCCCGTTTTAAACTGATTAGCGCAAAATGAGATCAATAGAAGATACCCGACCTCTAACGAGCTAGACGGCGTTGCTAAAATACATTTACTCGAGGATTACGAGGCCGTGGTTTGTTAGGCTAGAGCGTTATTgaccagaggcctgttttttgaGCTCTTCTTACTTCGGAGCTAGGCGCTTGGgcgttaaccggtatgaaaatacactgggGAAAGTGCTGAGCAGTCCAAGGCTTAACTCGGAGGTGAGAgcgttttaaaaaaattcgcCTCAATATAACTATGAGAGTCAAAACCTGTATTAATTCAAAGCTAGGCTCCAGTTATATCAAAATAGGGCCCAATGAACAAAATATCGAAGTGGAAGAGTCTAATATTGGCCTTTTATTATAGTATGGTAATCATGATAATCATTGTACTCTGCAACGAAAATttgtcttttgaaaaaatgccacTTTGGCTCTTGGTTTTTAGTTACGTTGGGAGAAACCAAGGGTCTGGAGACCATTTTTTACCATTCCGAAGACAACCGCCGAGACTTTGTTCAGACCAATGATTTGGAACCACGCCTGAGACGGGATCTCCTCTCCTATTTTCACACCCTGTATCGGGATCTTCCCCTCCACAACCATTGGTGTCTCTTGATCGGCTATGACGGTGGTCGGAAGCGAATGTACCGCAAAGTCAAGTTTGTGTCCATTTTCGATAAAATTGACAGCATGCCCATGCGTCAGagggaaatggaacaacagaggaagaagatgatCACTTGTAATGGAATCTAGACAATAAATGAATCCCCAAAGTACTACATTCATCAAAGTGTAATATGATGCTTTAAACGCTATTATTTGCTTATTTTGTTCTTTGTAGTATCAGGAGAAGCTCTAAAGTGCTGGTCACTTTGAGGTATGTTGCACAAGGTTTGCAACTGGTGACAAAATATCGCTTTATTGAAATGGTAATTCCAGACTTTCAATAGAGAGCAAATAAAACTTAGCTCCAATCCAGACAAGGCAGCCGGCAGCTTTATTTGCAGAAGTTCAAGCCAACAATTCAGCTTATTGACCGTCTAATAACTAATGGCTAGCCACTTCTTAAAACCACAAAAACAGCAGACTGACATTTTCCATACTTTTACAGACATTACAATACAGACAAAGGCGAATTGGTTTTGGTTTAGTCCTttaatgtagggttgatctggaatgaaacttaatttgtccaaatcttacttgaaagatgctaccgtCCATATAGTAACTATATTAtaacaaaatattgttttcaaaaggcGACGTTACTTTTCCCACACCCTGTATGGTATGTTCCCCTGTCCTTTGAGCTTGAGTGCAAAGATAATAATGAGACGAGTGCCTTTATAGCGacaccatttttttaaatgggcATTGACCCGATGTTTGATATTCTCTTCATGCAAGTGtaggttttatttttgttttagagtGTTGTAACAAACCAAATGCTAGGAGCGACATGTTCATGTTCAGTAATGACGGCTACGCCACAAAACAACCATACATAAAACCATGGTGTTGCATCGGGTTTGTTCTTGcagcaaaaataataatggttgcaatagtaataataataataataatattaataatcataataatgAGAGCACTGATAATCaaagtagtagtaataataataataatagtaataatcaTCTAGGGAATTGTTGCTCTTGTAGTGATTGTTGTTgaagtagtaatagtagtggTTATGCAAATCACCCAAAAGTCGGTCTTCTTCTCATTCATGAACAAAATATTAAGATCTGACAATGTTTTTCTCatgtttcaattgcaaatattGATCCTCCCTTGTTTGTCCTTGAACAGAGCGCCCTTCCTCCATGAGTGGGGATATTCTCCAGGGCATCCGTCTCAAGGGGGTGGTCAGGAACTTCCGTCCTCAGACAATGGTCCCTGACGAAGCGGGCTCTCTAGAGGAAGAGGGCGGAGGTGGAGGCGGGGGATTGTTCGGGCTGGGGGCGGGACTCTCCGTTCCAATGGATCCCGGAGGCTTTGGCGCCAATGTAGGTGGCTGAGGATGTGGACCTAGACTCGCGGGTGGCGGAGGCGGACTCCCCGGACACATCGTACCCGAATAACTGTTGCTCTGCAACATCAGAGTGTTCAGAGTAAAGGTTAGTAATGCACAATTCAATGAGCGGACGACCAAACGCGAGATGGACTTTGAAGCCTACTCACCACTCTGCCCGGTCTGGCCCATGTGCACACCAGGCCTTCTTGGCAGGCCGTGACGAGGCACTCCTCGCGGAACACCAAGGCCGTCAAACGCTCGTGGGCAATCTTCTTCATCACAAGGGGCTCGATCAACGGGATCTCATTCAGTCTTGGACACTGGGGCGAGCCCAACTTCACATATTCGGGGATGGCCCCGTTTAAGGCGGAATTCCCAGCTTGACCCATGGCGTGAGTGGCGCCCTTGCCGTTCAAGGTCTGACTATTACTTGCTCTATCACTACTGCTCTTGCCCGTGAGGGAAAAGTTCCGTTTGTGTTCCTTGTTCTTATCACTGAAGTTCAGAGCAGCCAATCTCTGGCTCAAGGACGTGGATGTGGACACACTCCCCGTTGAAGCCACGGAAGCCGTATCTCCCGAGGCCAGTCCCGAATCTTTGCTGGACGAAGAGCCGCTTGTATGGGCCAATGGCGGCGAGGATGACGATAACGAGTTATGGACGTGACTGGCCGATTGGGCATTACTCTCTTGACTAGGAAGCAAACTGGTTTTCCCGGCGGAGAACGAGCCCATTAGGGAGGCCTTTTTCAGCGTGTCCTCAGTGATGTCCCACAGGCCGATTTGAGTGTCTTCGCCCACGGAGCCGAAACGGTAGCAGGTCACGTGTTGGTCGCTCAAGGGAGACAAGACTGGGTTGGTGGAAGGGATATGATGGTGCTGGTGGTGTTGATTTGGATTGGCATTGGCCACCCCGGGCATGGGACCTCCGTTTTGCTGACTAGGTAAAGAACTGTCCTCCTCATCGGAGCCCGAGAAGTCAAGGCCGTCGGGAACATCCCCGTAGCTCAAGTTGTACGCATCGAAGGCCACTTGTGACACCCAGGACTGATGGCCTTGGCCTCTGACCACTACCCGTTTCTCGCCCACGCTATACACGGTGACTAGGTCGTCCTCTCCTCCCATGACCAAGTATTTGCCATCCGGTGACCAGTCCACGCACAGGAGACCCCCAAAGTAGGACTTGGCAATGCCGATGAGCTCCATTTTGTCGTAGTCAAATACTCGGAGGTAACCGTCCTGTGAGGCCACAGCCAGGAAATGCCCGCAAGGGGAAAAGGCGAACTCATTGATGGCCCCCAGGCCTACGGACCACCGGTAGACAGGATTACGGGAGCTCTTGGTCTTGCACGTGGATATGGAATAGCCCTCGCCACATTTGAAGGATTGATACACGGGTACCGTGGGTGGACAGGTCAGGTCCTGATTGTAGATGTACATATGCCCTGACGAGTAGGACACGAGGAAGGAATGGGGTGAGCCCGGAATCCATTTGATGCACGTCACGCGAGACTTTTCGATGAGGCGCTGAAAACAGAAGTGAGATCCTACTTGATGATAGGTTTGCgcaaattggccaagtttgacTGGCCTTACCTCCTCGTTGTAGAGCTTTGACAAGTCTTTCCGAATTGGATCCACCAACTGAATTTGTCCCAAGGAGAAACCAATCAGGAGAGGCATAATATCACTATTGGGAGACACCGGGCCAAAGTCATGGCACGTGGGACAGGTGCCTTTATATGTCCTTTTATCGATGGGCTTGTTGAGATCGCCGGCCTAAAACGAAACACACAGGTGATCATTTCAAAACCGCAGCCAACCAAGATCAGGGCTGACAAATACTGTATAACATCAATACTTTTCACCGACAACTTTCAATTCCAGCAAGATTTAAAGTTACAAAAATAAATCTACActaggaataaaaaaaaaacaaaaaacagtACGATCCAAGTTTTATCGATATCTTGTCGCCTTTGAAGTACACACTTGCAAACATTTCGTCAAGGCATCCTAGAGGTCGGAACCTAAATTCATGCTCTCCTTCATCCAGCCATTGACGAACGCTCCTAGCTCTCAGCGTCTTCTCACCCTTTTCAATCCTTTGTAAGGGTAAACGAAGATCTCcttgccaaaattgaaggtAATCTTCTCGCCACAATATTGCGAAGGGGTAGTAGGGGTCAGCGTGCC
This window harbors:
- the LOC131890469 gene encoding coiled-coil domain-containing protein 80-like; amino-acid sequence: MTSKSLSLSLLCMIPFLGITQPAIITAPSAQEYLGQFQYFRTWTDKRRLIVVHGKDADMDRMLQDAIYQYRCDLATRNINIVTLGETKGLETIFYHSEDNRRDFVQTNDLEPRLRRDLLSYFHTLYRDLPLHNHWCLLIGYDGGRKRMYRKVKFVSIFDKIDSMPMRQREMEQQRKKMITCNGI
- the LOC131890466 gene encoding WD repeat-containing protein 20-like; the protein is MMDPLNGLGMAGGANGRGEPAAELKTQFMTREGLYTLLSYPKYAKPSSRLDYSGPATLGRDGLLSAAGSAGASAASGNVGALGAPVRVSFAPAIPARSSSLNSSGASSNGEERSGGCATPNGGAGSGTLTPTTPSQYCGEKITFNFGKEIFVYPYKGLKRAGDLNKPIDKRTYKGTCPTCHDFGPVSPNSDIMPLLIGFSLGQIQLVDPIRKDLSKLYNEERLIEKSRVTCIKWIPGSPHSFLVSYSSGHMYIYNQDLTCPPTVPVYQSFKCGEGYSISTCKTKSSRNPVYRWSVGLGAINEFAFSPCGHFLAVASQDGYLRVFDYDKMELIGIAKSYFGGLLCVDWSPDGKYLVMGGEDDLVTVYSVGEKRVVVRGQGHQSWVSQVAFDAYNLSYGDVPDGLDFSGSDEEDSSLPSQQNGGPMPGVANANPNQHHQHHHIPSTNPVLSPLSDQHVTCYRFGSVGEDTQIGLWDITEDTLKKASLMGSFSAGKTSLLPSQESNAQSASHVHNSLSSSSPPLAHTSGSSSSKDSGLASGDTASVASTGSVSTSTSLSQRLAALNFSDKNKEHKRNFSLTGKSSSDRASNSQTLNGKGATHAMGQAGNSALNGAIPEYVKLGSPQCPRLNEIPLIEPLVMKKIAHERLTALVFREECLVTACQEGLVCTWARPGRVSNSYSGTMCPGSPPPPPASLGPHPQPPTLAPKPPGSIGTESPAPSPNNPPPPPPPSSSREPASSGTIV